The Hydrogenobacter sp. genomic sequence CCACACTTAGAGCATACTCTTGAGGTTGGCTCAAAGCGGTCAATCTCAAGGACAGGCAGGAGGCTGGAACTCAACCTCTCTCTCAGCTTTCCTATCCCTGAGTATTGAACCGCTCTTGAAAACCAGCCTTTATGCCATGAGCTAATGCTGTCTTGCTGAAATACTACCATGCTGTAGAGCTTTAAAAAAGCAATAATCTTGTTTATAGCATCCTTTCTTCTGTTTTCAATCCTCTCATACTCTCTTACCAGTTTTTGTCTTACTTTTTCTCTATTCTTTGAGCCTTTCTTCTTTTTTGCAAGCTCTCTCTGTAGCCTTTTAAGTCTTTTGCTTTCTGCCACCTCAAAGTCAATCTTTATGCCATTAGAAAGTGTTAGCCTGTCCTTTACTCCAAAATCTATTGCCACAGGTTTTTCTAAAATAGCTCTTTCCTCTCTCGGCACAAAGCAAGTAATCTGGATATAGTAGCCTGAAGGTTTTCTTACCAGCACCGCCTTTGAGAGTTCTGCATTTTCAGGTATCTGGTGTAGCCCAAGCACTCTGAAAGAGCCAAGCTTTTGAAGATGTATTCTGTTTTTCTTAAAGTCTATTTTGTGAGATACTCCATACTGCTTGAAAGGTATGGAATTGACTTTCTTCTTTGGCTTTAACCTGCCTGCCCGCTTGCCTTTTTCCTTAAGCTTTGCAAGTCCTTTTATGTTGTCTTTTATCCTATCCGCAATTTCCTGTTTGACCTGCGAACCAAGGATTTCAAGTTTTCTTTCCTCAAACTCCTCACCTTTCTTGACGCTTACTACCTTTACCTTACTACCATCTATCGCAAATATGTCATCTTGATGTATAGCCCAGTTGTAGAGCCATTTTGCTTCCAGAAACGCCTTGAGGAGCTTCTCTTCCTTTGCCTTTGAAATGTTCTGGAGTTTAAGACAGTAGGTTCTTGCTATTTGAAATTTCCTTCTTTCTTTGGTTTCCCTGAGAGTTTCCTTGATTTTTTCAAATTTTGTCATGATGTTTGTCCCAGTATGGCACATTTTGAATAGTTTGTCAAGTAGTTCCAGCCATTCATCTCTCCTTTAAAAAGGAGAGCCTTCTGGCTTGAGTGTCGTAAAATTTTTATAAGGAGGTGACGGTATGAACATCAGGAATATACCACCGGGAAAGAACCCACCGGAAGATATTTATGTAGTAATTGAGATTCCACAAGACAGCCCCATAAAGTACGAG encodes the following:
- a CDS encoding transposase; amino-acid sequence: MTKFEKIKETLRETKERRKFQIARTYCLKLQNISKAKEEKLLKAFLEAKWLYNWAIHQDDIFAIDGSKVKVVSVKKGEEFEERKLEILGSQVKQEIADRIKDNIKGLAKLKEKGKRAGRLKPKKKVNSIPFKQYGVSHKIDFKKNRIHLQKLGSFRVLGLHQIPENAELSKAVLVRKPSGYYIQITCFVPREERAILEKPVAIDFGVKDRLTLSNGIKIDFEVAESKRLKRLQRELAKKKKGSKNREKVRQKLVREYERIENRRKDAINKIIAFLKLYSMVVFQQDSISSWHKGWFSRAVQYSGIGKLRERLSSSLLPVLEIDRFEPTSRVCSKCGAYFENLKLSDRTVFCPECGNKIDRDLNACLVMLKKVSPALRVVGLDRPKLTPAERSASARILGSNPYICVSYLVEAGSSSSY